The following is a genomic window from Halobacterium sp. R2-5.
GCGTGGCCGGCCGCTCCGCCGCTGACGGCCCGCCACTTCCCACCACTCGTCCCGAGTACCGGCGGGCCGGCGCCGGAACCCGGCCGCTTTAGCCGCACCGGTCGCAAACCCGGGTATGACTTTCCACGAGTTCGAGGACCTGCGAGACGCGCTCGCGGACGCGGACTTCGACCGGCCGCCGGCGTTCGTCGCGAACGCCCACGTCACCGGCGTCTCCGTCGCTCGCGCGCTCGACGCGCACGGCGTCCCCGTCGTCGCGCTCGACCGCTCAGGCGACGGCGCCGCCCCGCCTTCCAACGCCGTCGACTACGCCGGCCGCGTCACGTACCCGCTGGACGACGAGGTCGGCTTCCGCGAGGACGTCGAAGCGCTCGCCGCAGAACTCGACCATGAGCCGGTCGCGTTCGGCTGCATGGACGAGTGGGCGCTCGGGTTCGCCGAGACCGAACCCGACGGCGTCCGCCTGCCGTTCGCGGACAGCGAGACGATGGACGCCGTCCTCGACAAGAGCTCGCTGTACGAGACCTGCGAGGAGCTCGGCATCCCCTACCCCGAGACGTACCGGCTCTCCGAGGTCGACCCCGAGGACGCCGCCGACGAACTCGGCTTTCCGCTCGTCGTCAAGCCAGCGCGCAAGCGCGAGTTCGAGGAGGCCGTCGGCACGAACATCATCGAGGTCGCGGATCGCGAGGAGTACTTGGACGTCGTGGAGATGGCCCAAGAGACCGGCATCGAAATCATGGCCCAGGAGAAGGTCCCGGTCGCCCGTGGCGAGGACCACTCGCTGGCCTCCTACGTCCCCGAAGACGGCGACCCGCTCGCAGTCGTCGGGAACGCCCGCGTCCGCGCGCCGCTCGGCTACGGGACCTCCTGTGTCGTCGAGCGCGTCGACAGGCCCGAGATCGAGGAGCGCGCGCTCGCGGTCATCGATACGGCAGGCTACCACGGCATCAGCGAGGCCGAGTTCGTCTACGACCGCGACCGCGACGAGTTCGTGCTCCTCGACGTCAACACGCGCCCGTGGAAGTGGATCAGCATGCCCGTGCAGGCCGGCGCGAACCTCCCGATGGCCGCCTACGCCGACGTCACCGACGCC
Proteins encoded in this region:
- a CDS encoding carboxylate--amine ligase, which translates into the protein MTFHEFEDLRDALADADFDRPPAFVANAHVTGVSVARALDAHGVPVVALDRSGDGAAPPSNAVDYAGRVTYPLDDEVGFREDVEALAAELDHEPVAFGCMDEWALGFAETEPDGVRLPFADSETMDAVLDKSSLYETCEELGIPYPETYRLSEVDPEDAADELGFPLVVKPARKREFEEAVGTNIIEVADREEYLDVVEMAQETGIEIMAQEKVPVARGEDHSLASYVPEDGDPLAVVGNARVRAPLGYGTSCVVERVDRPEIEERALAVIDTAGYHGISEAEFVYDRDRDEFVLLDVNTRPWKWISMPVQAGANLPMAAYADVTDAEYEPDPTNDARWVSLEDYLPLLANDDLADIFSTDDWEALASGDFETGSDLTTAVFRPSDPAPIAHRLDVEFGGRDYYCSC